In one Fluviispira vulneris genomic region, the following are encoded:
- a CDS encoding leucine-rich repeat domain-containing protein yields the protein MRYHSFASLTKIAFCSLFLASCAKKTINDSSTPKSPTLANISTCSKNSKGMCKKPATKEPSVNEIVPAPEVNEIVSEDESEYLQDDSKNKDETSPSQDIKNIKSPIESDIPTEEELTKTQDKEDTFDDDMEEFFKSYLYFQINKENTFHIAYLTLDTDGKTKIALAEDNDGNLNYGGLFPEELLRFRIPVMSDVGPMGLYKFTVRPKEGNKNSFCEKVAFTVAKENVYPEIILKESMPIEVFKDFKKAQFCTYEVYDNDKKLASFNLLFNKTFLDWCFPAKTPMSNAEKSALAIVDHFKQTRDFSLSRSELEKIKSIKTLKLSSNVISDLAPLTGFIKLEELDLRRSSLKRIPQGIFYNLRELKTLDLSENQITKIYPSNFIGLNNLSQLYLGNNLFEKIEEKSFDILTSLKRISLLSSKKFDLSDNLFSKHKKLNKESLSEINFIKGKKINFSLKLCEFGDSMCEENNENEENLEYITEEIESEMSPLNRSYSEFMTSNTWEITNKVRQFVNNEGVKVILPSTNYSDIIDYMAIRNDKIYFCSIAKSTSKIVFNGSLRLLNFSPYNKSFSFKNPGSNIELTTNYKKVADDYVFSYSNLDVVNDNDKLKNILVETITYTRKVTIEEFISLKDKCRIPFEVEDVLEEKK from the coding sequence ATGAGATATCATAGTTTTGCTTCTTTGACTAAGATTGCCTTCTGTTCACTTTTTTTAGCCAGTTGTGCTAAAAAAACTATCAACGACTCTTCCACTCCAAAGTCTCCAACTTTAGCGAATATTTCTACTTGCTCTAAAAATTCTAAAGGAATGTGTAAAAAACCTGCCACAAAAGAACCTAGCGTAAATGAAATTGTCCCAGCACCTGAAGTCAATGAAATTGTTTCTGAAGATGAAAGTGAATATTTACAAGATGATAGCAAAAATAAAGATGAAACTTCTCCTAGCCAAGATATAAAAAATATTAAAAGTCCAATTGAATCAGATATCCCTACAGAAGAGGAGCTTACAAAAACCCAAGATAAAGAAGATACATTTGATGATGACATGGAAGAGTTTTTTAAAAGTTACCTCTACTTTCAAATAAACAAGGAAAATACTTTTCACATAGCTTATTTAACACTTGATACAGATGGAAAAACAAAAATAGCACTTGCAGAAGATAACGATGGGAATTTAAATTATGGTGGGCTTTTCCCAGAAGAATTATTGAGATTTAGAATACCAGTCATGAGCGATGTAGGCCCGATGGGTTTATATAAATTTACAGTCAGGCCAAAAGAAGGGAATAAAAATAGTTTTTGTGAAAAAGTCGCATTTACAGTCGCTAAAGAAAATGTATATCCAGAGATTATTTTAAAAGAAAGTATGCCGATTGAGGTATTTAAAGACTTTAAAAAAGCGCAGTTTTGCACGTACGAAGTTTATGACAATGATAAGAAATTAGCATCCTTTAATCTTCTATTTAACAAAACATTTTTAGACTGGTGCTTCCCTGCGAAGACACCAATGAGTAATGCAGAAAAATCCGCTTTAGCCATTGTAGATCATTTTAAGCAGACAAGAGATTTTTCACTTAGTAGATCTGAACTTGAAAAAATAAAGTCAATTAAAACTTTAAAATTGAGCTCAAATGTCATAAGCGATCTCGCTCCTCTCACTGGCTTTATAAAACTCGAAGAACTTGATTTAAGACGAAGTTCCTTAAAAAGGATCCCTCAAGGAATCTTTTATAACCTGAGAGAACTCAAAACCCTTGATTTGAGCGAAAATCAGATTACAAAAATATATCCTAGCAATTTTATTGGTTTAAATAATTTGAGCCAATTATATCTTGGCAATAACTTATTCGAGAAAATTGAAGAAAAATCTTTTGACATACTTACTTCTTTAAAACGAATTTCACTACTTTCTAGTAAAAAATTTGACTTATCCGATAATTTATTTAGCAAACATAAGAAATTAAATAAAGAATCTTTAAGTGAAATCAACTTTATAAAAGGAAAAAAGATTAATTTTTCTTTAAAATTATGCGAATTTGGCGATAGCATGTGTGAAGAAAATAACGAGAATGAAGAAAACTTAGAATACATCACAGAGGAAATAGAAAGCGAAATGAGTCCGTTAAATAGATCCTATTCAGAATTTATGACCTCAAATACTTGGGAAATAACAAATAAAGTCAGACAGTTCGTAAACAATGAAGGAGTAAAGGTCATACTACCATCAACTAATTATTCAGATATTATAGATTATATGGCTATAAGAAATGATAAAATATATTTTTGCTCAATTGCAAAATCAACAAGTAAAATTGTATTTAATGGAAGCCTTAGATTACTTAATTTTAGTCCCTATAATAAATCATTTAGTTTTAAAAATCCGGGAAGCAATATTGAGTTAACTACCAATTACAAAAAAGTTGCAGATGATTATGTATTTAGTTATTCAAATTTAGACGTAGTTAATGATAATGATAAATTAAAAAATATACTTGTTGAAACAATTACATATACACGTAAAGTTACCATAGAAGAATTCATTAGCCTCAAAGATAAATGCCGCATTCCATTTGAAGTTGAAGATGTTTTAGAAGAAAAAAAATAG
- a CDS encoding MFS transporter has protein sequence MLEEYYNLFKIKNYAKLWLAQFISIIGETSYHVAYFWLAYKMSPSSAVTALVILCFSVPYLIFGMIGGVYADRLNKKKLMIFCDIIRAFLLGTVPLAYYLDLLGLAQLAIVAFISSSVRCFFQPSLKSSVNDALPVQSLQIGVSIFHVAFQTSRVIGFAIGGILIAHISAPHIYLLTFITHLIAAFLAISLEGNWQRQINPLKENIVKDLGKILSIIKGNMNLFWSFAILPIGLIFIVGLDKIALPILSDQIWKINAKGLGYMLAAFAIGNVASSIVLSKRKLNNLLITIFFGWSLWGFFYVGIGLSSSLIIALFLAFFAGISESIIDVPHMLLIQTEVPKEHIGKVYSFWSTIAFAGDSLSGIWISFLLGFLSAKQSYIVCGIFVFLLGSVAAIVLSRAKRKTMLRANEAK, from the coding sequence ATGTTAGAAGAATATTATAATCTTTTTAAAATTAAAAATTATGCTAAACTTTGGCTTGCCCAATTCATTTCTATCATTGGTGAAACGTCTTATCATGTCGCATATTTTTGGCTTGCCTATAAGATGAGTCCATCATCTGCTGTAACCGCACTTGTCATACTTTGTTTCTCTGTGCCCTATCTTATTTTTGGTATGATTGGTGGTGTCTATGCAGATCGTTTGAATAAAAAAAAACTAATGATTTTTTGCGATATTATTCGTGCATTTTTATTAGGAACTGTTCCTTTAGCGTATTATTTGGATTTACTCGGTTTAGCTCAACTCGCAATTGTGGCATTTATCAGTTCAAGTGTGCGATGCTTTTTTCAACCAAGTCTCAAGTCATCAGTAAATGATGCTCTACCCGTTCAAAGTTTACAAATAGGAGTGTCCATCTTCCATGTTGCTTTCCAAACATCCCGAGTGATAGGTTTTGCAATCGGAGGAATATTAATCGCACATATAAGCGCTCCACATATTTATTTATTAACATTTATAACCCACCTAATTGCAGCTTTCCTTGCTATCTCATTGGAAGGAAATTGGCAAAGGCAGATCAATCCATTAAAAGAAAATATAGTAAAAGACCTTGGAAAAATATTGAGTATTATAAAAGGAAATATGAATTTATTTTGGAGTTTTGCAATACTTCCTATTGGCTTAATTTTCATTGTTGGGCTTGATAAAATTGCATTGCCGATTCTTTCAGATCAAATATGGAAAATAAATGCAAAAGGGCTTGGTTATATGCTAGCTGCTTTTGCAATCGGCAATGTTGCTTCGTCCATAGTATTAAGTAAACGAAAATTAAATAATTTACTTATTACTATTTTCTTCGGTTGGAGTTTGTGGGGATTTTTTTATGTAGGTATAGGTTTATCGTCTTCACTTATTATTGCACTTTTTTTAGCATTTTTTGCAGGAATATCTGAATCAATCATTGATGTCCCACATATGCTTCTGATTCAAACAGAAGTACCTAAAGAACATATTGGCAAAGTCTATAGCTTTTGGTCAACGATAGCTTTTGCAGGTGATTCGTTGAGTGGAATTTGGATTTCTTTTTTATTGGGTTTTTTAAGTGCGAAACAATCCTATATTGTTTGCGGGATATTTGTTTTTTTACTTGGATCAGTCGCTGCCATTGTTTTATCCAGAGCAAAGCGAAAAACAATGCTGCGAGCGAATGAAGCAAAATGA
- the murB gene encoding UDP-N-acetylmuramate dehydrogenase, translating to MKNRLPYFFLENQPLNNKTYYRMGGKARFFAEPNNISEIQQAIFWTKENSIPCSVLGSGSNSVYADGDFAGLVISLEKLSAWHWENSETLFVEAGVTNTEIAEICLQENRAGAGWMYRMPGQLGASVRMNARCYGGEISQIVSQIFTLDMDGILKTYRNEEVFQGYKKTLLMNKPEIVIGARLRFPQTESPEILMQFMHECEADRHKKKHFFMPSCGSTFKNNYSIGKPSGQLFDQLGLKGTRVGNAAVSEFHANFVWNLGNASTYDMLSLTAIMRSKAMTELDADLELEVQPVGEFSQTLYTKCGMQALGPSYQSEKNNKWVGLLWHPNERHTKKSASLKAFPKKIFESPYLEYSQNSYQGIPSIGIEIVQLISMSKAIKNANQPFLKWLTYCPDSLEKYFLHSPPRKNNKKNNFVDELWKYSVSELFIADVKNSNRYLEFEMTVNGDWIALEFIGLRQRSERSQIPNEQLWSGLEIIRLYKNDLLKGELRNSFGMSFTYNQLKTIINKKSRKILIQGALSLGDRKYLLAPYWKQNKYSKSEGGEIVKNEIVPNFHQPSKYWLISLF from the coding sequence ATGAAAAATCGGTTGCCCTATTTCTTTTTAGAAAATCAACCTTTAAATAATAAAACATATTATCGGATGGGTGGAAAAGCCCGTTTTTTTGCTGAACCAAATAATATTTCAGAGATACAACAAGCAATCTTTTGGACAAAAGAAAATTCAATTCCATGTTCAGTATTGGGCTCTGGTAGCAACTCTGTTTATGCAGATGGAGATTTTGCTGGTCTCGTTATTTCTTTAGAAAAACTTTCAGCTTGGCATTGGGAGAATTCAGAAACTTTATTTGTAGAAGCTGGGGTTACAAATACTGAAATAGCTGAAATATGTTTGCAAGAAAATCGTGCAGGAGCGGGCTGGATGTACCGTATGCCAGGGCAGTTGGGTGCATCTGTGCGTATGAATGCGCGCTGTTATGGTGGCGAAATCTCACAAATCGTATCGCAAATTTTTACGCTCGATATGGATGGTATTTTAAAGACATATCGTAATGAAGAGGTTTTTCAAGGTTATAAAAAAACACTTCTCATGAATAAGCCGGAAATTGTAATTGGTGCACGTCTGAGATTTCCACAAACTGAATCACCTGAAATATTAATGCAATTTATGCATGAATGTGAAGCAGATAGGCATAAAAAAAAGCATTTTTTTATGCCAAGTTGTGGCTCAACTTTTAAAAATAATTATTCAATTGGAAAACCGAGTGGTCAGTTATTTGATCAATTAGGTTTAAAGGGAACACGTGTTGGTAATGCTGCTGTGAGTGAGTTTCATGCAAATTTTGTTTGGAATCTTGGAAATGCATCTACATATGATATGTTATCATTAACTGCAATTATGCGTAGCAAAGCTATGACTGAACTCGATGCTGACTTAGAATTAGAAGTTCAACCAGTGGGTGAATTTTCTCAAACATTGTATACGAAATGTGGCATGCAGGCGCTTGGTCCAAGTTATCAAAGTGAGAAAAATAATAAGTGGGTAGGTCTTTTGTGGCATCCAAATGAAAGACATACTAAGAAATCAGCATCTCTAAAAGCATTTCCAAAAAAAATCTTTGAGTCACCATATTTAGAATATTCGCAAAATTCTTATCAAGGTATACCATCAATAGGTATAGAAATTGTCCAATTAATATCGATGAGTAAAGCCATTAAAAATGCAAATCAGCCTTTTCTAAAATGGTTAACTTATTGCCCGGATTCACTTGAAAAATATTTTCTCCATTCACCTCCTAGAAAAAATAATAAGAAAAATAACTTTGTAGATGAGCTATGGAAATACAGTGTGAGTGAATTATTTATTGCTGATGTTAAGAATTCCAATCGATATCTTGAATTTGAAATGACTGTAAATGGAGATTGGATTGCTCTCGAATTCATTGGGCTGAGACAAAGATCAGAGCGGAGTCAAATACCGAATGAACAGCTTTGGTCAGGTTTAGAAATTATTAGACTGTACAAAAATGATTTATTAAAAGGAGAACTAAGGAATTCTTTTGGTATGTCGTTTACTTACAATCAATTAAAAACAATTATAAATAAAAAAAGTCGAAAAATTCTTATACAAGGTGCATTGAGCCTTGGGGATAGAAAATATTTATTGGCGCCCTATTGGAAACAGAATAAATATTCAAAAAGTGAAGGCGGGGAAATAGTTAAAAATGAAATCGTTCCCAATTTTCATCAACCATCGAAATATTGGCTAATCTCACTATTTTAA
- the hflX gene encoding GTPase HflX yields MSKNNIDIEKTLELEKARQQLENRLQGGMKSYLVSLELPDDDPVEIQESLVELGALVRTLGDDCVGVTVQKKVKPIPATYIGLGKAEEIKKACELLKFDYVTFDQELSPTQVRNLENLIGKPILDRTGVILQIFRKNARSKEARTQVEIAHLEYIAPRLSNAWITWERQRGGGGSGGRLKGAGETQIEIDRRRMKDKIASLRKDLEKIQKERETQRKNRADEWNVVLVGYTNAGKTTLMNALTESHLSAKDSLFETLDSSIRRIRGVNNMNILVTDTVGFIRNLPHGLVASFRSTLEETSKADLLLHIVDITHKSYKDHIKVTDEVLVQVGASDVPRIIVFNKIDKVVGEPRLPKILARGYPRSICLSSYKEEDIKRFREMIVNFLAQNMVEEVFHVSYGDSKMLSLIYSHTRVLESNWTQDEGIFKVRMSKSIFQRYFAPVKSEEEQEWQVKSN; encoded by the coding sequence TTGAGTAAAAATAATATTGATATAGAAAAAACTTTAGAACTTGAAAAAGCACGGCAACAATTAGAAAATCGTCTTCAAGGTGGGATGAAATCCTATCTCGTAAGCCTTGAGTTGCCAGATGATGATCCCGTAGAGATTCAAGAAAGTTTAGTAGAGCTTGGCGCTTTAGTCAGAACTTTAGGGGATGATTGTGTTGGTGTAACGGTACAAAAGAAAGTCAAACCTATCCCTGCAACCTATATCGGTCTTGGGAAAGCTGAAGAAATAAAAAAAGCCTGTGAATTGTTAAAATTCGATTATGTAACTTTCGATCAAGAACTTTCTCCAACCCAAGTGCGAAATCTTGAAAACTTAATTGGTAAACCTATTCTGGATAGAACAGGAGTTATCCTGCAAATATTTAGAAAAAATGCGCGTTCAAAAGAGGCGCGTACGCAGGTTGAAATTGCTCATCTGGAGTATATAGCACCTAGGCTTTCAAATGCATGGATCACTTGGGAAAGACAAAGAGGTGGTGGAGGTTCTGGGGGGCGTCTTAAAGGAGCAGGAGAAACGCAGATCGAAATTGATAGGCGTAGAATGAAAGATAAGATTGCTAGCCTTAGAAAAGACCTTGAGAAAATACAAAAAGAACGTGAGACCCAAAGAAAAAATCGAGCTGATGAGTGGAATGTCGTGTTGGTTGGTTATACAAATGCAGGGAAAACAACTTTGATGAATGCTCTCACTGAGAGCCATTTATCAGCAAAAGATTCCCTATTTGAAACACTCGATTCTAGTATACGTCGTATTCGTGGCGTAAATAATATGAATATTCTTGTGACAGACACTGTGGGTTTTATTCGCAATTTACCGCATGGCTTGGTTGCAAGTTTTAGGAGCACTTTAGAGGAAACAAGCAAGGCAGATCTCTTGCTTCATATCGTAGATATTACTCATAAGTCTTATAAAGATCATATAAAAGTAACAGATGAAGTGCTGGTGCAAGTTGGTGCATCCGATGTGCCAAGGATTATTGTTTTCAATAAGATTGATAAAGTTGTAGGAGAACCTAGATTGCCAAAAATTCTCGCACGCGGATACCCACGAAGTATCTGCTTGTCTAGTTATAAAGAAGAGGATATCAAACGTTTTCGAGAGATGATTGTGAATTTCCTAGCCCAAAATATGGTCGAGGAAGTCTTTCATGTATCATATGGTGATTCTAAAATGCTATCACTTATTTACTCTCACACACGTGTCTTAGAGTCCAATTGGACTCAAGATGAAGGAATTTTTAAGGTGCGCATGTCTAAAAGTATTTTTCAGCGATATTTTGCACCCGTTAAATCTGAGGAAGAACAAGAATGGCAAGTAAAATCGAATTAA
- a CDS encoding type VI secretion system protein TssA yields MYEKNVESFIEPCSSNPPCGIDLNLTDKMSWLRDQRLELQKFQSDNTAEWTTTKDIQPSQQKFANICEDILKRESKDLMIAVYYIEALFKIDSITGLLHGLKVFNILCENYWSALYPEFSEDSSEMRVIPFKLLQSSLVKLLLSYKLIENENESVNLSQLVEETNSNKANFLKNKIETHLFKLTEQELQIRIDALNEIKDNLIKASDFSSLLEDDEIELLLSEKYLNQISRMLQSALDKKENALSQSVYEIVKNTEQNSQAIEKISSQNMTPLKGNSISVHRFDLPNEIQTIEDAYTLIEKANSFILNQDPQALIPSLIKKTLSYRNLDLTELLRELLTISKDTEGFLKHFSVNSAKESK; encoded by the coding sequence ATGTACGAGAAAAATGTTGAAAGTTTCATCGAACCTTGTTCTAGCAACCCTCCCTGTGGAATAGATTTAAATCTAACTGATAAAATGTCCTGGTTACGCGATCAACGCCTTGAATTACAAAAATTTCAAAGTGACAACACGGCGGAATGGACTACAACAAAAGATATACAGCCCAGTCAGCAAAAATTTGCCAATATATGTGAAGATATTTTAAAAAGAGAATCTAAAGACCTAATGATTGCAGTTTATTATATTGAAGCTCTTTTCAAAATAGATTCTATCACAGGTCTTTTACATGGACTTAAAGTTTTTAATATTTTATGTGAAAATTATTGGAGCGCTCTCTATCCTGAGTTTAGCGAAGACAGCTCAGAAATGCGTGTCATTCCATTTAAACTTTTACAAAGTTCACTCGTCAAACTTTTACTCAGCTATAAATTAATTGAGAACGAAAATGAATCTGTTAATTTATCTCAGTTGGTCGAAGAAACAAATTCGAATAAAGCAAATTTTTTAAAAAATAAAATTGAAACTCATTTATTCAAACTCACTGAACAAGAATTACAAATAAGAATTGATGCCTTAAATGAAATAAAAGATAATCTTATTAAAGCATCTGACTTTTCGAGTTTACTAGAAGATGATGAAATTGAACTTCTACTTTCTGAAAAATATCTCAATCAAATTTCTCGAATGCTTCAATCGGCGCTCGATAAAAAAGAAAATGCACTGTCCCAATCGGTTTATGAGATCGTTAAAAATACAGAGCAAAATTCTCAAGCGATCGAAAAAATATCTTCACAAAATATGACCCCTCTGAAAGGTAACAGTATTTCCGTTCATAGATTCGATCTTCCAAATGAAATTCAAACTATAGAAGATGCTTACACCCTAATAGAAAAAGCCAATTCCTTTATTTTAAATCAAGATCCGCAAGCGCTTATTCCAAGCCTGATAAAAAAAACTCTCAGCTATCGCAATCTCGATTTGACAGAACTCCTACGCGAATTGCTTACAATCAGTAAAGATACGGAAGGTTTTTTAAAACATTTTTCAGTAAATAGTGCAAAGGAGAGTAAATGA
- the tssE gene encoding type VI secretion system baseplate subunit TssE, which translates to MIRLLEDKYLQDDIHFSVKSNFDYILNTRNTLTVNEFLSLQASQLNSSNFGLPNVNKLSLANEEDKESLCSCIKLALNSFEPRFKNINVSFQNYDKNKRVAKICVSGFIDVNNATINLFLHVSVWKFNCE; encoded by the coding sequence ATGATTCGCTTGCTTGAAGATAAATATTTACAAGATGATATACATTTTTCAGTTAAAAGTAACTTTGATTACATTTTAAATACGAGAAATACATTGACTGTAAATGAATTTTTATCTCTGCAGGCAAGTCAACTCAATTCTTCAAATTTTGGTCTGCCAAATGTAAATAAACTTTCCTTGGCAAATGAAGAAGATAAAGAAAGTCTATGCTCTTGTATAAAACTTGCTTTAAACTCTTTTGAGCCAAGGTTTAAAAATATCAATGTATCATTTCAAAATTATGATAAAAATAAGCGAGTAGCTAAAATTTGTGTTAGTGGATTTATTGATGTAAATAATGCGACGATTAATTTATTTTTACATGTTTCTGTCTGGAAATTTAATTGTGAATAA
- a CDS encoding alpha/beta hydrolase, giving the protein MSIQHNIKWIGSKSLDKLQSPLKTVAQFKGNEVKNVIIALHGFGDNAANFASLANEIKVTDVLWLFPQGPRNYPMGIDGAQWFPLFNNPTEERRVSEDSILQLLYNVTEQINVPFHKIFVLGFSQGASMSLNCGLKGKENLAGIISLSGFMIQGHVIKNSYAGERITTPIFVAHGLQDQVVLPAMYFETIDILKDMGTAKLRAKTYQMGHNISQEEINDITKFIEEFR; this is encoded by the coding sequence ATGTCAATTCAGCATAACATCAAATGGATAGGATCGAAAAGTCTTGATAAACTGCAGAGTCCTTTAAAAACAGTGGCGCAGTTTAAAGGTAATGAAGTTAAGAATGTGATTATAGCTTTGCATGGATTTGGTGATAATGCTGCAAATTTTGCATCGTTGGCAAACGAAATTAAGGTAACTGATGTTCTCTGGCTTTTTCCACAAGGACCGAGAAACTATCCTATGGGTATTGATGGTGCACAATGGTTTCCGCTTTTTAATAATCCCACAGAAGAAAGAAGAGTTTCAGAAGACTCTATCTTGCAATTATTATATAACGTAACTGAACAGATTAATGTCCCGTTTCATAAAATATTTGTTTTGGGTTTTTCACAAGGTGCTTCGATGTCACTCAATTGTGGATTAAAAGGTAAAGAGAATTTAGCTGGTATTATTTCATTGAGTGGATTTATGATTCAAGGCCATGTAATTAAAAATAGTTATGCAGGTGAAAGAATAACAACTCCGATATTCGTTGCACATGGCTTGCAAGATCAAGTTGTGTTACCAGCTATGTATTTCGAAACAATCGATATATTAAAAGATATGGGGACAGCTAAATTAAGAGCAAAAACATATCAAATGGGTCATAATATTAGTCAAGAAGAGATAAATGATATTACAAAATTCATAGAGGAATTTCGTTGA